A single window of Nicotiana sylvestris chromosome 3, ASM39365v2, whole genome shotgun sequence DNA harbors:
- the LOC138887891 gene encoding uncharacterized protein produces the protein MARETTFRLLGYRTTVHTSTGATPYMLVYGTEAVILAEVEIPSLRIIHEAELSDAKWIMSRYKKLALINGKRMNAVCHSQLYQNRMSRAFNKRVNPRQFAPEQLVVKKIFPHQDEAKGKFSPNWQVELRLT, from the exons atggcacgagaaactaCCTTTcgtttgttgggataccgcactacagttcacacatcaaccggagcaactccctacatgctggtttatggtaccgaggctgtcatcctagccgaggtggagattccttctttaagaattatACATGAagccgaactcagcgatgcaAAATGGATAATGAGCCGCTATAAGAAATTGGCCCTTATtaatggaaaaaggatgaacgcagtatgtcacagtCAGCTTTACCAaaatagaatgtctagagctttcaacaaaagggtcaacccaaggcaatttgcaccagaACAGTTAGTggtgaagaagatcttcccacatcaagatgaagccaaagggaaattctctcccaactggcaag ttgaactacgcttgacctga